One Acidobacteriota bacterium genomic region harbors:
- a CDS encoding LysR family transcriptional regulator, whose protein sequence is MNLEAIDLNLLLVFEALMDERQVTRAAKRIGLSQPAMSNALTRLRRTFNDQLFIKTSTGMIPTPTAQTLSEPVHLALSKLREALDSKRAFNHTESRRTFHILANDYIEITLLMRLLQTLRARARGIKLRLHRPRNLFEPPTASELTESFDLAISLSPNPLVLDSSARSELLWEEGNVCIARKTHPLIQNKLSIKQYAEADHIAVFYKQQGQGVIDTLLAQKGLSRRTVVHVPHFTTVPFAVSETDLIATIPESLAKKFSKQLKLQVLPLPIAIPPFRLTLLWHERFHNDPAHQWMRNLLIEHCR, encoded by the coding sequence ATGAATTTAGAAGCTATTGATTTGAATCTATTACTGGTTTTTGAAGCCTTGATGGATGAACGTCAGGTGACGCGCGCCGCAAAGCGCATCGGACTCAGTCAACCGGCAATGAGTAACGCCTTAACCCGATTGCGTCGCACCTTCAATGATCAGTTGTTCATTAAAACTTCAACCGGGATGATTCCCACACCGACCGCCCAAACCCTGAGCGAACCGGTGCATCTCGCGCTGTCAAAGTTACGTGAAGCATTGGATTCCAAACGCGCCTTTAATCATACGGAATCCAGACGAACCTTTCATATCCTCGCCAATGATTATATTGAAATCACCTTATTGATGAGGTTACTCCAGACGCTGCGCGCGCGAGCCAGGGGGATTAAGCTGCGGCTGCATCGCCCACGAAATTTATTTGAACCGCCGACCGCATCGGAGTTGACCGAATCATTTGATCTGGCAATCAGTCTTTCACCAAACCCGCTGGTTCTCGATTCCAGCGCGCGTTCGGAGTTGTTGTGGGAAGAAGGTAACGTTTGCATTGCACGCAAAACGCATCCGCTGATTCAGAATAAACTCTCGATCAAACAATATGCAGAAGCCGACCATATCGCGGTGTTTTATAAGCAACAGGGACAAGGGGTGATTGATACGTTACTGGCGCAAAAAGGTCTCTCGCGGCGCACGGTGGTTCACGTTCCGCATTTCACCACTGTGCCTTTTGCGGTATCAGAAACCGATTTAATTGCGACGATTCCTGAATCGCTGGCAAAAAAATTTTCCAAACAATTGAAACTTCAAGTGCTGCCTTTACCGATAGCGATTCCGCCATTTCGTTTAACTTTGCTTTGGCATGAACGCTTCCATAACGACCCTGCCCATCAATGGATGCGCAATCTTTTAATAGAGCATTGCCGATAA
- a CDS encoding glycoside hydrolase — MFPNISAQQFDQKYYQNLRWRCIGPFRAGRTVGACGVPGQPNVFYIGVNNGGVWKTNDFGRTWKPIFDEQPTGSIGDLAVAPSNPNIIYVGCGEGLQRPDLATGDGVYKSTDGGKSWRNVGLKDAQQIGGVCIDPKDPNRVFVAALGHPYGPNTERGVYRSTDGGETWTRVLYKDENTGAIQVEFDPNNSQILYADLWAGRQGPWENGAWQGQESGLFKSTDGGNTWNKLTKGLPTFAQGLGRIGFGISRSNSQIIYATVDANPQQGGIYRSDDGGANWRKVSSDARTWGRGSDFAEIRPHPKNPEIVFVGNTASYKSTDGGKNWTGFKGAPGGDDYHRIWINPDNPDIMLFATDQGATITVNGGETWSSWYNQPTAQFYHVITDNRFPYWVYSGQQESGSAAVASRGDYGAITWRDWRTVGVEEYGYVAPDPLNPDITYGGKITRYDWKTGQTQNIAPEAIRSGKYRFLRTAPVIFSPVDKRTLYYAGNVLFKTMNGGQSWEAISPDLSREKWEVPENIGVYRTKDMETMPRRGVIYTIAPSRQDINTIWVGTDDGLIHITRDGGKNWTNVTPPALKSWAKVSLMDASHFDNNTAYAAINTFRLDDLRPHIYKTHDGGKTWKEITSGIPGGGIVNVVREDPERKGLLYAGTEQAVYVSFDDGEHWQSLRLNMPATSIRDLVIKDDDLVVGTHGRSFWILDDVTPLRQMNDQVASADATLFKPQLTYRIRRSLNTDTPIPPEEPMGQNPPDGAILNYYLKTDAREPVVLEIFDKSGKLLRRFRSDDKAEQIDERQLPYPTYWFRPPRVLSAKAGMQRWIWDLNYAPPDEVRRSYPMTAIYQDTPPEPSGPTVLPGEYTVKLTVNGKSYLQPLTIKMDPRVTTPPAGIQKMFEISYGSYEAMRESRQAIMQIRNMRKQIDDLKKRTGAVTLIDGLTALDKKAASIEGQGGGGGFGAPAAGEPTFNRLNGQFLSLMNLVEGADVTPTAQAQSAFTDSQKALKDLLARWREVKEKDVKAMNDQLRGANLPTINF, encoded by the coding sequence ATGTTTCCTAATATATCGGCTCAACAGTTTGATCAGAAGTATTACCAGAACCTGCGCTGGCGGTGTATTGGCCCGTTTCGCGCCGGTCGCACGGTTGGCGCGTGCGGAGTGCCGGGGCAACCCAATGTCTTTTATATCGGCGTGAACAATGGCGGCGTGTGGAAGACCAATGATTTTGGGCGCACCTGGAAACCCATCTTCGATGAGCAGCCGACAGGTTCAATTGGTGACCTCGCCGTTGCCCCTTCAAATCCGAATATCATCTACGTTGGGTGTGGTGAAGGCTTGCAACGCCCTGACCTTGCAACCGGCGACGGAGTTTATAAATCGACCGATGGCGGCAAGAGCTGGCGCAATGTGGGTCTCAAGGATGCCCAACAGATTGGCGGCGTTTGTATCGACCCGAAAGACCCCAACCGGGTTTTCGTAGCGGCACTCGGTCATCCTTATGGACCAAATACCGAGCGCGGCGTTTATCGTTCAACCGATGGCGGCGAAACCTGGACGCGAGTTTTATACAAAGATGAAAACACCGGCGCGATACAAGTAGAATTTGACCCCAATAATTCACAAATCCTTTATGCGGATTTATGGGCGGGACGCCAGGGACCCTGGGAAAATGGCGCGTGGCAAGGGCAGGAAAGCGGACTCTTCAAATCCACAGATGGCGGCAACACCTGGAATAAATTGACCAAAGGCTTGCCGACTTTTGCACAAGGGTTAGGGCGCATCGGTTTTGGCATATCACGAAGCAATTCACAAATCATTTATGCGACGGTTGATGCCAATCCGCAACAGGGCGGCATCTATCGCAGCGATGATGGCGGCGCGAATTGGCGCAAAGTCAGTAGTGATGCGCGAACCTGGGGGCGCGGTTCGGATTTTGCCGAAATTCGTCCGCATCCGAAAAATCCTGAAATTGTTTTTGTCGGCAATACCGCTTCATATAAATCCACTGATGGTGGAAAAAACTGGACGGGGTTTAAAGGCGCGCCGGGCGGTGACGACTATCATCGGATTTGGATAAACCCGGATAATCCCGACATCATGCTTTTTGCTACAGACCAGGGCGCAACCATTACGGTGAATGGCGGAGAAACCTGGAGCAGTTGGTACAACCAACCGACGGCGCAGTTTTATCATGTGATTACCGACAATCGCTTTCCTTACTGGGTCTATAGCGGACAACAGGAGAGCGGTTCTGCGGCGGTTGCGAGTCGCGGCGATTATGGCGCAATCACTTGGCGCGATTGGCGAACCGTCGGCGTCGAAGAATACGGTTACGTCGCGCCCGACCCGTTGAATCCTGATATAACTTATGGCGGCAAAATCACACGCTATGATTGGAAGACCGGACAGACGCAAAACATCGCGCCTGAGGCAATCCGAAGCGGCAAGTATCGTTTTCTGAGAACCGCTCCGGTAATTTTTTCACCGGTAGATAAGCGAACACTTTATTATGCGGGGAATGTGCTGTTTAAAACCATGAATGGCGGGCAGAGTTGGGAAGCCATCAGCCCAGACCTTTCACGGGAAAAGTGGGAGGTTCCTGAAAACATTGGCGTCTATCGAACCAAAGACATGGAAACCATGCCGCGTCGTGGGGTGATTTATACAATTGCGCCTTCACGTCAGGACATCAACACGATTTGGGTCGGCACAGACGATGGGCTGATTCACATCACGCGCGATGGTGGAAAAAATTGGACGAATGTCACACCGCCCGCTTTGAAATCGTGGGCTAAAGTATCATTGATGGATGCGTCGCATTTCGATAACAACACGGCATATGCGGCGATCAATACATTCCGATTGGATGATTTGCGTCCGCACATTTATAAAACCCATGATGGTGGCAAGACCTGGAAAGAAATTACCAGTGGCATTCCGGGGGGTGGCATTGTCAATGTCGTGCGTGAAGACCCTGAGCGCAAAGGGTTGCTTTATGCCGGAACCGAACAAGCGGTTTATGTTTCGTTCGACGATGGCGAACATTGGCAATCGCTGAGACTTAATATGCCCGCAACCTCGATTCGCGATTTAGTGATTAAAGATGATGATTTGGTTGTGGGAACACACGGGCGGTCGTTCTGGATACTGGATGATGTGACGCCACTCAGACAAATGAATGATCAGGTTGCAAGCGCAGATGCAACCTTATTCAAACCGCAACTCACTTACCGCATTCGTCGAAGTTTAAACACCGATACGCCGATTCCACCGGAAGAACCGATGGGGCAGAATCCACCGGATGGCGCGATTTTGAATTATTATTTAAAAACTGATGCTCGCGAACCCGTGGTGCTTGAAATTTTTGACAAGTCAGGAAAATTGCTGAGGCGATTTAGAAGTGATGATAAAGCAGAACAGATTGATGAAAGACAATTGCCCTATCCGACCTACTGGTTTCGACCGCCGCGAGTGCTTTCGGCAAAAGCCGGAATGCAACGCTGGATTTGGGATTTGAATTACGCGCCGCCTGATGAGGTGCGTCGTTCATACCCGATGACCGCGATTTATCAGGACACCCCACCGGAACCTTCGGGGCCAACCGTGTTGCCCGGTGAATACACCGTGAAGTTGACGGTGAATGGCAAAAGTTACTTGCAACCCCTCACGATAAAAATGGATCCGCGAGTAACGACGCCACCCGCAGGCATTCAAAAAATGTTTGAGATTTCTTATGGCAGTTATGAAGCGATGCGTGAGTCGCGCCAAGCCATTATGCAAATCCGCAATATGCGAAAACAGATTGACGATTTGAAAAAACGCACAGGCGCAGTCACGCTCATTGATGGATTGACAGCATTGGATAAAAAAGCGGCATCAATTGAAGGACAAGGCGGCGGTGGCGGATTCGGTGCGCCTGCTGCCGGGGAACCGACATTCAATCGTTTGAATGGGCAGTTTCTTTCGCTAATGAATCTGGTGGAAGGCGCAGATGTCACGCCAACTGCACAGGCGCAATCTGCTTTTACAGATTCGCAAAAAGCTTTGAAAGATTTATTAGCGCGTTGGCGGGAGGTGAAAGAAAAGGATGTGAAGGCGATGAATGACCAATTACGCGGCGCGAATTTACCAACGATTAATTTTTAA
- a CDS encoding Xaa-Pro peptidase family protein, translated as MSLDRRDFMKLSAFSALTVAFNQQRELPQPIASLKSMTGNVKPIPREEYLERQEKARQFMREAKLNAIFLTGGSSLYYFTGAQWGISERLFGMIFPAKGEPAYITPAFEKGRALEQIKFGNDVRVWEEHESPYQIAATILKDRGITTGSLGIEETVDFRFANGVAKAAPQLKIVSADPVTARCRRVKSANELALMKLANQITLKAYDAALSTLREGMTHVELGANIAAAHQKLGSSGGALVLFGEWSASPHGTVVPQKLREGEIVLVDGGCSVEGYKSDITRTTVFGKPTERQLKVWEIEHRAQKAALKTARPGAACEDIDAAARKVIVDAGFGPDYKFFTHRVGHGIGLDGHEWTYLVRGNKTKLEPGMTFSNEPGIYIPGEFGVRLEDIMVITETGAELFTGQAASLTEPCASA; from the coding sequence ATGAGTCTGGATCGCCGGGATTTCATGAAATTAAGCGCATTTTCCGCATTGACCGTTGCATTTAACCAGCAAAGAGAGTTACCCCAACCGATTGCTTCCCTAAAATCAATGACCGGAAACGTCAAACCGATTCCGCGTGAAGAATATTTAGAGCGGCAGGAAAAGGCGCGGCAGTTTATGCGCGAAGCTAAACTCAATGCCATTTTTCTAACCGGTGGTTCAAGTCTTTATTACTTCACAGGCGCGCAGTGGGGAATCAGTGAAAGGCTTTTTGGCATGATTTTTCCCGCCAAAGGAGAACCGGCGTACATCACCCCGGCATTTGAAAAGGGGCGCGCACTTGAACAAATCAAATTCGGTAACGATGTGCGGGTATGGGAAGAGCATGAAAGTCCTTATCAGATTGCGGCGACGATTTTAAAGGACAGAGGCATCACTACCGGTTCTCTCGGTATTGAAGAAACCGTCGATTTCCGATTTGCAAATGGCGTGGCAAAAGCCGCGCCGCAATTGAAAATCGTGAGCGCCGACCCGGTAACAGCGCGTTGTCGACGAGTCAAATCAGCAAATGAACTGGCGCTGATGAAACTCGCCAATCAAATCACTCTGAAAGCCTATGATGCGGCGCTTTCAACGCTTCGAGAGGGAATGACCCACGTCGAACTCGGAGCCAATATCGCAGCCGCGCATCAAAAACTCGGTTCATCAGGTGGAGCCTTGGTTTTATTCGGAGAATGGTCGGCATCTCCACACGGAACCGTGGTTCCACAAAAACTTCGTGAAGGTGAAATCGTTTTGGTTGATGGCGGTTGCAGCGTTGAAGGTTATAAATCAGACATCACCCGGACAACGGTTTTTGGTAAACCAACCGAGCGACAATTAAAAGTTTGGGAGATTGAACATCGCGCTCAAAAAGCGGCATTAAAGACTGCGCGACCCGGTGCTGCCTGTGAAGATATTGATGCCGCAGCCAGAAAAGTCATCGTTGATGCAGGCTTCGGTCCTGATTATAAATTCTTCACGCATCGTGTCGGACATGGCATCGGACTCGACGGGCACGAGTGGACTTATCTGGTGCGCGGCAATAAAACCAAACTTGAACCGGGAATGACCTTTAGTAACGAGCCGGGAATTTACATACCTGGCGAATTCGGTGTGCGGCTTGAAGACATCATGGTGATTACAGAGACCGGCGCAGAGTTATTTACGGGTCAAGCCGCATCGCTTACGGAGCCTTGTGCTTCGGCTTAA
- a CDS encoding menaquinone biosynthesis decarboxylase yields the protein MPIADLREFIKTLEKHGELKRIRAEVDAELEITEITDRVSKQVGPALLFENIRGYTIPVLINAMGSRERMKLALGIKDYSDITERISELTDVKSPQGLIDKIKMVPRLADLGKMFPKIVKDGECKDVILKEGEFSLWDFPIIKCWPEDGGRFITLPLVFTKNPETGKRNCGMYRMQVYDETTTGMHWQVHKQGANHLRMLKRQGGGRLEVAVAIGTDPITTFAAIMPLPDDLDEMMIAGFLREKPVEMVKCETVNIEVPANAEIVLEGYVDSDEKRIEGPFGDHTGFYTLEDEFPVFHITCITHRKKPIYQTTIVGKPPMEDCWMGEAIERIFLPLMQRQFPEIVDYHMPFAGVFHNLMVVAIRKNYPGHARKVMNSVWSLPQAQFTKCIIVVDDDTDVRDLNQVSWRVLNNIDPERDIQFMFGPVDQLDHAARLPSYGSKMGIDGTRKWKSEGFTRNWPKELQMTKDVKQRVDAIWSKLGL from the coding sequence ATGCCAATAGCTGATTTACGAGAATTCATTAAAACTCTCGAAAAACACGGGGAATTGAAACGTATTCGCGCAGAAGTAGACGCCGAACTTGAGATTACCGAGATCACCGACCGGGTATCCAAACAGGTTGGTCCGGCGCTACTTTTTGAGAATATTCGTGGATACACCATCCCTGTGCTGATTAATGCGATGGGCAGTCGCGAACGCATGAAACTCGCGCTTGGGATTAAAGATTATTCGGATATTACCGAACGAATTTCCGAACTCACCGATGTCAAATCGCCGCAAGGGTTGATTGATAAAATCAAAATGGTTCCGCGACTCGCTGACCTTGGAAAAATGTTTCCCAAGATTGTTAAAGATGGCGAGTGCAAGGATGTGATTTTAAAAGAAGGCGAATTCTCGCTCTGGGATTTTCCTATCATCAAATGCTGGCCCGAAGATGGCGGGCGCTTCATCACCCTGCCTTTGGTGTTTACCAAAAATCCTGAAACCGGTAAGCGCAATTGCGGAATGTACCGGATGCAGGTTTATGATGAAACCACCACAGGAATGCACTGGCAGGTGCATAAACAAGGAGCCAATCATTTGCGGATGTTGAAACGTCAGGGAGGCGGCAGACTGGAAGTAGCCGTAGCAATTGGCACTGACCCGATTACCACGTTCGCAGCCATTATGCCGTTGCCGGACGATTTGGACGAAATGATGATTGCCGGATTTTTGCGCGAAAAACCTGTTGAAATGGTGAAATGCGAAACGGTTAATATCGAAGTGCCCGCCAATGCTGAAATCGTTCTTGAAGGCTATGTCGACAGCGACGAAAAAAGAATCGAAGGCCCGTTTGGCGACCACACAGGTTTTTATACCCTTGAAGACGAATTCCCGGTTTTTCATATTACCTGCATCACGCATCGCAAAAAGCCGATTTATCAAACCACCATTGTCGGTAAACCGCCGATGGAAGATTGTTGGATGGGTGAAGCGATTGAACGGATTTTCCTGCCACTGATGCAAAGGCAATTTCCTGAAATCGTCGATTATCACATGCCCTTTGCCGGGGTCTTTCACAATTTAATGGTGGTAGCGATTCGGAAGAATTATCCGGGGCACGCCCGCAAAGTGATGAATTCCGTCTGGTCATTGCCGCAGGCGCAGTTCACCAAATGTATTATCGTGGTTGACGATGACACCGATGTTCGCGATTTGAATCAAGTGAGCTGGCGCGTTTTAAATAACATCGACCCGGAACGCGATATTCAATTTATGTTCGGCCCGGTTGACCAGCTAGACCACGCGGCGCGATTGCCAAGCTATGGTTCAAAGATGGGAATAGATGGCACACGCAAATGGAAATCCGAAGGCTTTACCAGAAACTGGCCTAAAGAATTGCAAATGACCAAAGATGTAAAACAGCGAGTCGATGCCATTTGGTCAAAACTTGGACTTTGA
- a CDS encoding C25 family cysteine peptidase — MSITPFSVTGSATYLVVGVSIETSTITVSGVTVGSSSLSFVGRQIKLGTSNKPPVTIEIWALVNPPTGSQTITATLSSAAKFVVGAVLFTGVDQTNPTTGFVSTSGHATPISLTVPSSTGDLVVDVYGRNDPSNTDPQDTVAQIEHLDTKTNSVSLSMSTKSGAAPTITMDWAVTGGGNDWALGAISIKSLGPTLATVNSFSAFPSKNGKVTLKWDTRYEVDNLGFNIYREQDGKLTLITPNILAGSALEAGKGIALTSGKSYVWTDKTASKITSARYWIEDIDLRGEKTLHGPVYVDSSKSSERVFSEGANELLSLREIHSQAENLQTEVDTKPVEDAMELAKFSQAKQAYNLNATSQASAKINIKSTGWYKVGQPDLIAAGFPSNVDPRKLQLYVDGRQVAMRVNGQADGKFDATDSLEFYGVALNSIETDKHAYWLVAGNEAGLRINQVKAAADNPSQTSFDYSVEIKDRFIYFSGLLNGDEENFFGSLITAYPTNKILTATNLDSGFEGNAKLEIALQGVTDLPGNEDHRVKVIVNGNPVGTLVFDGTNRSSQVFSIPQSLLTARNTVTLNSLSGGMDYTLVDFIRLTYRRTYTADADKLRMTVEANQTRQVVTGFSTDKVRVIDITNPELPTEFATTAHREGDGYGVTFGLADADTHTVLALAENRFLSPSSIKLVNKTNLRGKANQADLLIITNGNFSNALNPLVALRRSQGLRPVVVDVEDIYNEFAFGQKSTQAIKNFLSYAYSLWSTPPRYVLFVGDASYDMKNYLGFGEVDFVPSKLIDTAVFQTASDDWFADFNNEGVPVMYVGRLPGRTASEVSQMVAKLENYEKASGLSKSALMIADTNDGFNFEAGSMTVQSLLPAGTNADLVFRSRNSDDKNRTDVLSFINNGQQVVNYLGHGAISFTRGNLLSSDAVSHMENTGQFPLFVMMTCLTGYFEDALNESLAETLVKADQSGAIAVWASSAICPPDAQAEMNLELMKALFGSSQSKPLTLGEAAAKAKAATANVDVRRTWILFGDPSMKLK, encoded by the coding sequence TTGAGCATCACGCCATTTAGCGTTACCGGGAGCGCGACCTATTTAGTTGTCGGTGTCTCAATTGAAACCTCTACAATAACCGTGAGTGGCGTCACCGTTGGCTCCAGTTCATTGAGTTTTGTGGGAAGACAAATCAAGTTAGGAACCTCAAATAAGCCACCGGTAACCATCGAAATCTGGGCATTGGTCAATCCGCCCACAGGTTCACAGACGATTACCGCAACTTTAAGCTCCGCTGCAAAATTCGTAGTCGGTGCGGTGTTGTTTACGGGTGTTGATCAAACCAATCCAACGACTGGATTTGTCTCAACTTCAGGTCACGCGACTCCTATTAGTTTGACCGTACCAAGTTCAACCGGCGATTTAGTTGTTGATGTTTATGGAAGAAACGATCCGAGCAACACCGACCCGCAAGATACAGTTGCTCAAATCGAGCATCTGGATACCAAGACGAATTCGGTTTCGCTTTCAATGAGTACCAAAAGCGGAGCAGCACCTACTATCACAATGGACTGGGCTGTCACGGGTGGCGGTAACGATTGGGCATTGGGAGCCATTTCCATCAAATCGTTGGGACCGACGCTTGCCACGGTTAATTCGTTTTCTGCCTTTCCATCTAAAAACGGCAAAGTCACGCTCAAATGGGATACCCGTTATGAAGTTGATAATCTGGGGTTCAATATTTACCGTGAACAGGATGGCAAACTTACATTAATAACCCCCAATATCTTAGCGGGTTCTGCGCTTGAAGCCGGAAAAGGCATCGCTTTGACTTCAGGCAAATCATACGTTTGGACAGACAAAACGGCGAGTAAGATAACTTCCGCCCGTTACTGGATCGAAGATATAGATCTCAGAGGCGAAAAGACTTTACATGGTCCCGTGTATGTCGATTCCTCTAAATCTTCGGAAAGGGTTTTTAGTGAAGGCGCCAACGAATTACTTTCGCTTAGAGAAATCCATAGCCAGGCTGAAAATCTTCAAACCGAAGTTGACACCAAGCCAGTTGAAGATGCGATGGAGTTAGCGAAATTCAGTCAGGCAAAACAGGCATACAACCTCAACGCCACCAGTCAGGCATCAGCGAAAATCAACATTAAATCAACCGGGTGGTATAAAGTCGGACAACCTGATTTGATTGCTGCCGGTTTTCCCTCCAACGTTGATCCTCGAAAATTGCAACTCTATGTTGATGGTCGTCAGGTAGCGATGCGGGTAAATGGTCAGGCGGACGGAAAATTCGATGCTACCGATAGCCTTGAATTTTATGGCGTGGCGTTGAATTCGATAGAAACCGATAAACACGCTTACTGGTTGGTTGCCGGTAACGAAGCCGGATTACGTATCAATCAAGTTAAAGCTGCCGCTGATAATCCTTCGCAAACCAGTTTCGATTATTCGGTTGAAATCAAAGATCGATTTATCTATTTCTCCGGTTTGTTAAACGGCGATGAAGAAAATTTCTTTGGCAGCCTGATTACCGCTTATCCCACCAACAAAATATTAACGGCAACAAATCTCGACTCCGGTTTTGAAGGCAATGCCAAGCTTGAAATCGCTTTACAAGGGGTCACGGATTTACCCGGAAACGAAGACCATCGGGTTAAAGTTATAGTAAATGGAAATCCGGTAGGGACACTGGTATTTGATGGCACTAACCGAAGTTCTCAGGTTTTCTCGATACCGCAATCCCTGTTGACCGCAAGAAACACCGTCACCTTAAACAGTTTGTCGGGTGGAATGGATTATACGCTTGTGGATTTCATTCGCCTCACCTATCGCCGCACCTATACAGCGGATGCTGACAAGCTGAGAATGACTGTAGAGGCTAACCAGACCCGGCAAGTGGTGACGGGATTTTCCACTGATAAAGTTCGCGTTATTGACATCACCAATCCTGAATTACCGACTGAATTTGCCACGACGGCTCATCGGGAAGGTGACGGCTACGGTGTAACTTTCGGCCTGGCTGATGCAGACACCCATACAGTGCTTGCACTCGCAGAAAATCGTTTTCTCTCCCCTTCTTCAATTAAATTGGTGAACAAAACCAATTTACGCGGGAAAGCGAATCAGGCCGATTTATTAATTATTACGAATGGCAATTTCAGCAATGCACTGAATCCGCTGGTTGCGCTGCGTCGCAGCCAGGGGTTACGCCCGGTCGTTGTTGATGTCGAAGACATCTATAACGAATTTGCCTTCGGACAGAAATCGACTCAGGCAATTAAAAACTTTCTTTCATATGCCTATAGCTTGTGGAGCACTCCCCCGCGTTATGTGCTTTTTGTGGGCGATGCTTCATACGATATGAAGAATTATTTAGGATTTGGCGAAGTCGATTTCGTTCCCAGCAAATTAATTGATACGGCGGTTTTCCAAACTGCAAGTGATGATTGGTTTGCCGATTTTAATAATGAGGGGGTTCCCGTAATGTATGTCGGACGTTTGCCCGGACGTACCGCTTCGGAAGTTTCACAAATGGTTGCCAAGCTCGAAAACTATGAAAAGGCATCTGGTTTAAGCAAGAGCGCATTAATGATTGCGGATACAAATGATGGTTTTAATTTCGAGGCTGGGTCGATGACTGTGCAATCCCTGTTGCCCGCCGGAACCAATGCCGACCTGGTTTTCCGTTCACGAAACAGTGACGATAAAAATCGAACTGATGTCTTATCGTTCATTAACAATGGTCAACAGGTGGTCAATTACCTCGGTCACGGAGCAATCAGTTTTACCAGAGGCAATCTATTATCAAGCGACGCCGTTTCGCATATGGAAAATACCGGGCAGTTTCCGCTCTTTGTAATGATGACCTGTTTAACCGGGTACTTTGAAGATGCGTTGAATGAATCGCTCGCTGAAACTCTTGTTAAGGCAGATCAAAGCGGCGCCATAGCTGTCTGGGCTTCATCGGCAATTTGTCCGCCGGATGCACAGGCGGAAATGAACCTTGAGTTGATGAAAGCGTTATTCGGTTCATCCCAAAGTAAACCGCTGACGCTCGGTGAAGCGGCAGCCAAAGCCAAAGCCGCTACCGCAAACGTCGATGTTCGTAGAACCTGGATTTTATTCGGCGATCCATCAATGAAGCTGAAATAA